Genomic DNA from Marinobacter sp. MDS2:
GCCGGCAGCTCAACATGCTTCTCCAGCACCTTGCGGATCTCGCTTTCTGGTTGGGCACCATTAAAGCCGTCTACGGCTTGGCCGTCTTTTACTAGGATCACGGTGGGCAGGCTGCGCACACCCAAGGAAGACGTCAGCTCTTGCTGCTCGTCGGCATTCACTTTCGCCAGCAGGAAGTTGCCCTGATATTCGTCCGCCAGCTTTTCCAGTATCGGCATCAGCTGCTTACAAGGCGCGCACCATTCGGCCCATACGTCCACCAGGATTGGCGTGGTGGCGGAAGCGTCCATCACTTTCTGCTGAAAGTTGTCGGCGGTGGCGTCGAAGATATACGGCGAAGCGGTCATATATTTACCCGGTTAATAAGACATGGATTACGATCGGTTATGGGGTCAGGCAACGAAAATTCAAGCCAGGCGGGCACCGCTTATGGCTGCTAGCGAGCCACACGTTGTTTCAGGTAGTCCCGCGGCGAACACCCTGCCCAGCGCCGAAAGGCTCGGCTGAAGTTGGTAACGTCAGAATAGCCCAGCAAGTCAGACACCTCTCCAATACTTTTCTGATTGAGCAACAACAGCCGCTCCGCATGGTGTCGGCGAATGCTCTCCACCAGTTGACGAAAGACCACTCCTTCAGCCTGTAAACGACGCTGCAGCGTGCGCGGGGTGGTATTCAGTTTCTCCGCCACCTCTTCCATAGACGCGAAACCCAACTCCTCGTCAAACACCAGGTCTCGCACCTGCCGAGCCAGCGAACGCCCTCCACCCAGCCGGCCCAGCTCCTCCTTGCACTGTTCCCGGGCAATCCGGGCGGCGACAGGGTCTGACATCACCAGGGGGTAATCAAGAATCGACGCATCAAATATAAACCCGTTGAAAGCGCCGTCAAAATGAAGCTTGCCGGCAACCAGATGGTCGTATCGGTCCATATAGGGAGGACGGGGGAATCTTATTACGCCTTCGCCTTTAAGCTTCCGGCCAGTCAGGGCTTCTGCCATGGCTGCGAATCCGGTCAGCAGAAACTGCGCGCCTACTTCGCTCAGCCGATAGCGCTCATCTCGTTCCCCCAGGCTCAGCCGTACCATGTCGCCCCCATGCCCTGCCTCACGATCAATGCGTAACTGGAGGTCCGACGAGGGCATGTCGAAATAGGCCCTGGCAATCTCCAGCGCCTCTCCCAGGGTGCGCGCTACCATCGCGGCCTGGCCAATGACCCCATGGCAGGACACCCGCATTTGCAGGCCCAGCAAAAAGCCGATACCCGGCTCCCCTGTCAGGCTGACCGCCCGCTCTATCAGATTGGCGAAGTTGTCCCGGGGTAACCGGAAACCATTGCGCAAACAGTCTTCCGGCTGCAGGCCTTCCCCCGCCAACAGCTTGTCTGCCGATATATTCCAGCGTTCGGCCACATCCATCAGCAGCAGTACGTAGGTGCCCGGAACGGTCGGTTGGCTGGAAACGATAGAAACTGTTGTCATTGTAGTTGTCGTCTAATGATCGTTTTTTGTCGTCTGATCATACCCGGCTTGGGCACCACCTCACCCACAATAGCAACTGTAGATGCCAGGATCAGGTACCTGGATGCCGATAACCCCCGTTAAAAAGGTCAAACCATGTCTTTAGATCCAAGCACCATGACCGATGCCCAAAAAACCGATCACATTCGCAAGACCATTCTGGAGGAAGGCCGGGCGTTAAGGCGCCGTCATCCGTGGCTTGAAAAGCACCAGAATCTGATTGGCGCCGCCATTATGGTGGTATCGCTTCTGGGCATGATTACCAGCGGTACGTTGTATGTCATGGACATTATTCCCTGGTGGCTGTGCATTCCTGTCACCGCCATTTTCGCCTCCTTCATCCATGAACTGGAACACGACCTTATCCACCTGATGTACTTCAAAAACCGCCCCTGGGCAAACAAGCTTATGCTGGCCGTAGGCTGGGTGGCTCGGGCAAGCACCGTCAGCCCGTTCGTGCGCCGCAATCTGCACCTGCACCACCACAAGTACAGTGGTACCGAAAGCGACCTGGAAGAACGAGGCATTACCAACGGTGAGCGCTGGGGGCTACGCCGGCTGCTGATGACCGGTGACAACATGATGGCAGTACTGATGCGTCCGCTGACCATGCAGCGAGCGGTGAAGGCGTATATCCGTTCCCAGAAACCGGAATCCCGGGGCGAGGTTCAGAAAATGCGCATCCAGCAACTGCTGGCCTATGCACCCCTGGGCAACCTTTACTACCTGTTGTTTCATGGCTGGATTGCCATCCATGTGGTGCTGTTTTCGGCACAGGTTGCGGGCTCACCCATTACCCTGACCGGTGAATTTGCCAGCGCGCTTGGGGTTCTGAATACCTTTGCCGTGGTCTATATGCTGCCATCGTTCCTGCGCACCTTCTGCCTGCATTTCATCAGCTCCAATATCCACTATTACGGAGATGTTGAAGCCCGCAACGTGATGCAACAGTGCCAGGTTCTTAACCCCTGGTGGCTGCTACCGATGCAGGCGTTCTGCTTCAATTTTGGCAGCACCCATGCCATTCACCACTTTGCCGTGCGGGAGCCGTTTTACATCCGCCAATGGACCGCACCAGCCGCCCATAAAGTGATGAGAGAGATGGGTGTTCGGTTTAACGACTACGGCACGTTTTTCCGGGGGAACCGTTTTAGTCAGGAGACATCTTCATTTCCAGTGTAGATCCGGTTTCCTGCGGGACTGCGCGCAGTCCCGCAGGTATAGATTAATCAGGCTCTGATAAGGCACGCCCAATTCTTCGGCCAATGCCTTGAAGTATCCCAACGCATCTTCGTCCACCCGAATTGTGATCTGCTTTTTCAACGCCTTGGCGTAGGGGTTTCTTTTCGCCCCTGAAAAGTCGTATTCGTCTCTCATAGTCCTCGCCTCCCGGCCCTGTAATAGCCAGACTCATGCTTCGTCGCTTTGCGTGCTGAAATCAACCTGATGGTTTGATCATCCTGTCGATAACAATGACAAACCACAAGCAACCGGAGTGACTCACTGCGCCCCATAATCAGAAACCGATCCTCCAACTCAGAGTGGTCAGGGTCGGGAATAATCAAGCCATACTCATCATAGAAAACAGTACGCGCCTCATGAAAACTGACGCCATGCTTATCCTGGTTGATCAGCGCCTTCCTTTCGTCCCATTCAAAATTCATATTCACCCTCCGTGGATAACTACATTGTAATTACATTTCAAGCTTTCTAGCAACGCCTGAAAGCTTGAAAACCTGGCTTTCGTCGTCACATAGGTCTTTAACCACTCAGCCTTGAGAGCAACACGGTATGAATGACGAGAACCGCAAAGACTCCCTGGAAGAATTTGAAGACGATGTAACCGAATACATCGGCAAAGACGAGAACAGCAAAAGCCTGATCCTGCCGCAGCAGGCCAGGCCGCGGCGTATGTATGTTTTGCCGGTGTCTAACCGGCCGTTCTTCCCCGCCCAGGTGCAACCGGTGGTGGTGAACCAGAACCCCTGGCAGGAGACCCTGAAGCGGGTGGGCGAGACCGAGCACAAGGTGCTGGGTATCTGCTTTGTGGAAGACCCGGAATCTGAAACCGGCATTCCCGCCAGCGATGACCTGGAAACCATGGGTTGCGCGGTGAAGGTTCACCATGCCCAGAGCGAAGGAGGCAAGGTCCAGTTTATTGCCCAGGGCATGCAGCGCTTCAAAATCGTGCAGTGGCTGCGCCGCCGCCCGCCCTACCTGGTGGAAGTGGAATACCCGGAGGAGCCGGAAGAACCGGCGGATGAGCTCAAGGCCTACACCCTGGCCATTATCAGCGCAATAAAGGAGCTGCTACGCACCAACCCACTGTATGGCGAAGAGGTGAAGCAATACCTGTCCCGCTTTGGCCCGGAAGACAGCTCGCCGCTGGCAGACTTCGGCGCCTCTATGACCAGTGCCCCGGGCCGGGAGTTGCAGGATGTGCTGGATACCGTGCCCCTGCTCCGGCGTATGGAGCGGGTGCTGTTGCTGATGCGCAAAGAGCAGGAAGTGGCGCGCCTGCAATCCGAGATCAATGAAGAAGTAAACGAGAAGGTGCAGAAGCACCAGCGGGAATTCTTCCTGCGCGAGCAGCTGAAAGTCATCCAGCGGGAGCTGGGCATTGCCAAGGACGACAAAACCGCCGATGTGGAGCGCTTTGAAGAGCGCATGGCCAAACTGAACCCACCGGACGCGGTGCAGGACCGGTTCAAGGATGAAATCCAGAAACTACAGGTGCTGGAACAGGGCTCCCCGGAATACGGCGTTACCCGCAACTACCTGGACTGGATTACCCAAGTGCCCTGGGGTGTGCATTCCGAAGACCACTTCGACCTGGCCGAAGCTCGTCGCATTCTGGACCGGGACCACGACGGCCTGGACGATGTAAAAGACCGTATCATCGAGTTCCTGGCCGAAGGTACCTTCAAAGGCGAAGTGAGTGGTTCCATACTCTTACTAGTCGGCCCACCCGGGGTGGGCAAAACCTCCATCGGCCGTTCGGTGGCCGATGCCCTTGGCAGGGAGTTTTATCGGTTCAGTGTCGGCGGCATGCGCGATGAAGCCGAAATCAAAGGCCACCGCCGCACCTATATCGGCGCCATGCCCGGTAAATTCGTGCAGGCCCTGAAAGACAGCAAAGTGGCCAACCCGGTGATCATGCTGGATGAGATCGACAAGATCGGCAGCTCCTATCAGGGCGACCCGGCCTCGGCCCTTCTGGAAACCCTGGATCCGGAACAGAACAAGGAATTCCTCGACCACTACCTGGACGTGCGCATGGACCTGTCCAAGGTGCTGTTCGTGTGCACCGCCAACCAGCTGGACACCATTCCCCGGCCATTGCTCGACCGCATGGATGTGATTCGACTGTCTGGCTACATCGGCGAAGAAAAGCTCGCCATCGCCAAGCACTACCTGATCCCTCGCCTGCTCAAACGTGCCGGCTTACTGAAAAAACAGCTGAACATTTCAGACGCCGCCGTGCGCCAGGTGATTGAGGGCTATGCCCGGGAAGCCGGCGTGCGCAGTTTGGAAAAGCTGCTGCACAAAATCATTCGCAAAGGCATTGTGAAACTGCTGGAAAACCCGGATGAACCGGTCAGAGTTGGCGTAGCCGACCTGGTGAGTTATCTCGGACAGCCCGCCTTCCGTAAAGAGAAATCGCTCAAAGGCACCGGCGTAGTTACCGGCCTGGCATGGACCGCCATGGGCGGTGCCACACTGAGCATCGAAGCCTCCCGCGTTCACACCCATCACCGGGGCTTCAAACTGACCGGGCAACTGGGCGACGTGATGCGCGAGTCGGCGGAAATCGCCTACAGCTACGTGGCCTCCAACCTGAAGCGGTTCAAAGGCGACCCGAGCTTCTTCGAGAAGTCGTTCGTGCACCTACACGTGCCGGAAGGCGCAACACCGAAAGACGGCCCCAGTGCCGGCGTGACCATGGCCACGGCATTGCTCTCGATCGCCCGCAGGGAAGCTCCTCAGCAAAACATTGCCATGACTGGCGAGCTGACACTCACCGGGCAGGTGCTGCCTGTTGGCGGGATACGTGAAAAAGTGATTGCCGCCAGAAGGCAGAAAATCAGCAACCTGATTCTGCCGGAGGCCAACCGGGGCGACTACGAAGAGTTGCCGGATTATCTCAAAGAAGGGCTAACCGTGAACTTTGCCAAAAACTACAACGACGTGTTTCAGGTGTGTTTTGGCAATAAGCCCAAGAGTGGGTCTAGCGTGCACTAAGCTACGTCAGTTCGGAGAATGGGGGTCTGTCCTCGTAGGGACAGACCCCTCGCAAACCTCAGGTTTTCTCCTTCCAGCCATCATCCTTCAACACCGAACCCACTGTCAGAACCGGAGAGGCATCAATGTCGTCAGCGTTCATCATGTGGGCCACACGCTGCAACGACGACAAAATCATTGTCTGCTCCCACTCTGCCAGATTCTGAAACTTCTCAATGAAATCTTCCTGCAAAGGATTCGGCGCACGGGCCAGAAGATCGGCTCCGTCTTCGGTCAAATGCGCATGCACCTTGCGTTTATCCTTGGTGCTGCGCACCCGATAAACCAGCTTACGGTGTTCAAGACGGTCGAGAATGGTCGTTACCGTTGCCTGGCTGAGACTGACATTCTCGGCAATCGTACCAATCGTCACCTCACCCAAGTCACGAATGGTGCGCATAATCAGCAACTGAGGCCCCGTCAATCCGGCATGCTTGCTCAACCGTTTGGAATGCAAATCCGTTGCCCGGATAACCCGCCGAAGCGCCACCAACACCTGCTCGTAACTATCCAAAACCTGACTCCCGAACCATTTATTTATACCTCTAACTATTAGAGGTCTTCGCCCTTCGTGATGCAAGTGCGAATATTACTTAGCTCACCGAAAACCCTGCCATACGGGTGTTGCCGGCAAACCCGCCCTGCGCTCGGCATTATTTCTAATAGTCACTGTGCTAAGGTCATCCACTGATACTGTTCTCCTCACTGAAAAACGGACACCTTTAATGATCAGGCACTACCTCGCTTTCATCCTCGCCCTTATTTTTGCCGGACACCTCCATGCACAAGGGCAGGAACTTGGCCCGGACAAAGAGCTGACAGCCGAAGACCTGGAAGAAAGCATCAAAACGCTGGAAAAGCCCATGTACACGCCCTTCGTGGAGCTCTACCTGCTCGACGAAACCAAGGCGCTTCGCCAAGACATGCAAAACACCCGCGCCGAGCTCATAGAAAAAGTCGTCGAAAAAGAATTGTCCGTGGCTGACAAATCCATGTCTTATGCCGCCGACACGGTCACCTACTTCTTCTACCTGATTGCCGGCGCCACCTCCATTCTGGTGGTTATCGGCTGGAACTCGATTCGGGACATGCGCCACCAACTCACAGGCCTTGCGGAAGAGCGGGTCAACGAATTGGTGGTGGAATACGAAAAGCGCCTGAAAGCGATCGAAGTACAGTTGCAGCAAAAGTCTGAAATCATTCACCAGAACCAGGCAGAAATCGAACTGACCAACGAAGTGCATGCGCTCTGGCTTAAAGCCAGTCAGGAAACCTCGCAACAGAACAAGATCAACACCTACGACCAGATTCTGGAATTACGGCCAGACGATGTTGAAGCACTGAGCTACAAAGCCGATGCCGTGCTCGAAATACAAGAACCGCTCTGGGCCATCAGCCTGTGTAACCGTGCGCTCAAGCTGGCACCGGACAACGGCCATGCGCTTTACCAGCTGGCCTGTGCCTTTGCCGAGATCGGCCGCTGGGAAGATGCCGTTGCCAACCTGGCAAAAGCCATCGAGATCTCCGAAGCCTATCGAGACGATGCCTCGGTGGACCCCAGCTTCGAGCAATTGCACGACCACGAAAACTTCAAGAATCTGGTCTACATCGATGGCGACGACCCGGAAGACGCTTAAATTGGTATATGTATCGCGGCCATACACGCATTTGCTTGACAAGGCCTAGGCTGTGGTGTTTCTTAACTCATTGTGAACATAAGAATAACCCTGACACACAGGAAAAAACACGATGAACATTTCCGCAAAGAAACTCGCCACCGCTATAAGCGCGTCCGTCGCCCTGATGGCCGCTGGCCAGGCTACTGCTGATATCAAAATCGGCATCGCCGGGCCCATGACCGGCCCGGTTGCCCAGTACGGTGACATGCAGTTCTCCGGTGCCCGCATGGCTATCGAGCGCATCAACGCCGAGGGTGGCGTGATGGGCGAAGATCTGGTTGCCGTTGAAGTTGATGACGTTTGCGACCCTAAGCAAGCCGTTACGGTTGCTAACCGCCTGGTGAACGAAGGCGTTCAGTACGTTATTGGCCACCTCTGCTCCAGCTCGACCCAGCCCGCCTCCGACATTTATGAAGACGAAGGCATTCTGATGATCACCCCGGCTTCCACCAGCCCGGAAATCACCGAACGCGGCTATGAACTGGTGTTCCGTACGATTGGTCTGGACAGCATGCAGGGACCGGTCGCGGGCAATTACATCGCCAGTCAGAAGCCGGAGCGAGTTGCGGTCGTTCACGATAAACAGCAGTACGGTGAAGGCATTGCCACTGCGGTTCGTGACACCCTGAAAAACGCCGGCATCGAAGTTGCGATGTTCGAGGGCATCACCGCCGGCGACAAGGACTTCTCCTCTCTGGTCACCAAAATCAAACAAGCCGACGTGGACTTCGTCTACTACGGCGGTTACCACCCTGAACTGGGGCTGATCCTGCGTCAGGCTCGCCAGACGGATGTCACAGCCAAATTCATGGGCCCTGAAGGGGTAGGCAACAAAGACATCAACACCATCGCCGGTGAAGCCGCCGAAGGTTTGCTGGTCACCCTGCCGCCAAGCTTTGATGAAAAAGCCGAGAACCAGGAGCTGGTCAAAGCGTTCAAGGACAAAGGCGAAGACCCGTCCGGCCCGTTCGTTCTACCTTCCTACACTGCCGTTCAGCTAGTGGCTGAGGGCATCAAGCAAGCCGATTCCAAAGATCCGTTTGATGTGGCCGCCGCGTTGCGCGCCAACAGCTTTGAAACTCCGATCGGAACCGTTCAATACGACAAAGCCGGGGACCTGAAGTCCTTCGAATTTGTGGTGTACGAATGGCACTCTGACGGTAGCAAGACTCCGGCACAGTAAGCCAAATCCTCTACCGAGGTATGAACAAGAGCACCTTCCAGCCGCGATCCGGGGGAAGGTGCTTTTCTGGCCGTATGCATTCGGAGCTCCCCCAGCATGCAAGACCTCCTATATTTTTCCCAACAGCTCGTTAACGGGCTCACGATCGGGAGCACTTACGCCCTGATCGCCATCGGCTATACGATGGTTTACGGCATTATCGGCATGATCAACTTCGCCCACGGCGAAATCTACATGATCGGCGCTTACACCGCGCTTATTGCCATCACCGGCCTTGCCACCCTCGGCGTCGCCTGGTTACCTGTCATTTTACTGGTTGCGCTGATCTGCGCGGTGATCGTATCCAGCTCCATGGGCTGGGCGGTTGAACGAGTCGCTTACCGCCCCGTGCGCGGTCGCCACCGACTGATACCGCTCATCTCCGCAATCGGTATGTCGATCTTCCTGCAAAACTACGTTCATCTGGCCCAGGGTTCGCGCAACATCGGCTTTCCGGCGCTGATCGACGGCAGTTTTCGCTTTGGCGCTCCCGAAAGCTTCCAGCTTTCACTCTCCTACATGCAAATCACCATTTTTATCACCACGCTGATCTGCATGACCCTGCTCTCTTTGTTCATTTCACGCTCACGCATCGGGCGAGCTTGCCGGGCCGTTTCCCAGGATCTGGGCATGGCTAATCTGCTGGGTATCGATACCAACCGAATCATTTCCGCGACCTTTGTCATCGGTGCCTCGCTGGCGGCTGTTGCCGGTTTGTTACTGGGCATGTACTACGGCTCGGTTGACCCGTTGTTTGGCTTTATCGCGGGCCTGAAAGCATTTACCGCAGCGGTACTGGGCGGCATTGGCAGCATTCCCGGCGCCATGTTGGGTGGTCTGATACTTGGTGTCTCGGAAAGCATGACCTCGGGTTATCTGAGCGGCGAATACAAAGACGTTGTTTCGTTCAGCTTGCTGATACTGATCCTGCTGTTCAAACCCACCGGCCTGCTTGGCAAACCGGAGGTTGAGAAGATCTGATGGCAACCCACAACTTGAAGCATGCGCTGTTCTGCGCGATCGTCACCGTCGTTATCGCCTACCCGATTCTCGGTTTGAATCTGGTGGCTCAAGGCACCGAAATCGGTCTGGAAGGCGCAACGCCAACCACCATTATCTCGATCTTTCTGGCCGCCGGTATCGTGTTCTTCTTCCAGCTGTTCCGTGACAACATCATGGGTAACCTGGGCAAACTGCCCAAGCTGAACCCTTTGAGCGGTCGCGAGCCCATGCCCGATGCCAAGCGCGCAAAAATGGAGGCCTGGGTGCTCACGGCCATTATCGTGCTGGCGTTATTCTGGCCGTTCGTGGTGTCACGCGGTGCGGTCGATCTGGCCACATTGGTGCTTATCTACATCATGCTGGCTTTGGGCCTGAACGTGGTGGTTGGCCTCGCCGGCCTGCTCGATCTCGGCTACGTCGCCTTCTATGCCGTCGGCGCCTACACCTTTGCCCTGCTGTACCAGTACTTTGGCTTTACCTTCTGGATGGCCTTGCCGGTTGGCGCCTTGCTGGCCGCAACCTTTGGCATGGTGCTCGGATTTCCGGTGTTACGACTGCGAGGCGATTATCTGGCCATTGTGACGCTGGGTTTTGGCGAGATTATCCGCATCCTTTTGAACAACTGGACAGCGGTTACCGGCGGCCCTAACGGCATTGGCGGCATTCCCGACCCAACCTTGTTCGGTATGGAGTTCGGGCGCAGAGTCAAAGAAGAAGGCAACACCTCCTTCCACGAAACCTTTGGCATCGCCTACAGCGGTGAGCACAAGGTCATTTTCCTGTACCTGATCGCCCTGGTGCTCGCGGTTATTACCGCTCTGGTCATCCGCCGCCTGATGCGCATGCCGGTTGGCCGGGCCTGGGAAGCCCTTCGGGAAGATGAGATTGCTGCTCGCTCCCTTGGTTTGAGCCGCACCGCCGTAAAGCTTTCTGCGTTCACCATCGGCGCCTTCTTCGCCGGATTCGCCGGTACCGTGTTCGCTTCCAAGCAAGGCTTCATCAGCCCTGAATCCTTTGTCTTCCTGGAATCCGCGATCATTCTGGCGATTGTGGTACTGGGCGGCATGGGCTCTCAGATTGGCGTAATTCTCGCGGCTGTTGCCGTCACCATCCTGCCGGAGCTCGCACGTGAGTTCTCAGACTTCCGAATGCTCGTCTTCGGGGCCGCCATGGTTCTGATGATGGTATGGCGGCCTCAAGGTCTGATGCCTATGCGTCGAATTCCCATTGCACTGCAACGGCAGGAGTGACAGGTATGCTAGAAGTACAAGATCTGTCCATGCGCTTCGGCGGCCTGCTGGCCGTGGATGGCGTGAATCTGGACGTTCAGAACCATGAAATCGTCTCGGTGATCGGCCCCAACGGTGCCGGCAAAACCACCGTGTTCAACTGCGTTAGCGGATTCTACAAACCCACTGGCGGAAAAATTCTGTTTCAAGGTAAAGAGGTGCAAGGCAAGCCGGACTACAAGATCTCGCGGCTCGGCATGGTGCGCACCTTCCAGCACGTTCGGTTGTTTAATCAAATGTCGGTGGTCGAGAACCTGCTGGTTGCTCAACACCGTCATCTCAACACCAACTTGCTTTCCGGGCTGATAAAAACGCCGGACTATCGATCCCGGGAAAAGCGTTCGCTGGACAAAGCGGCTTATTGGCTCGAACGGGTGGGCCTGCTGGAACTCGCCAACCGTGAAGCCGGCAACCTCGCCTATGGCCAGCAACGCCGTTTGGAGATCGCGCGCTGCATGGTCACCGAACCCAAGCTGCTGATGCTTGACGAGCCCGCAGCCGGCCTCAACCCGGCTGAAACCAAGGATCTCAATCAGCTGATCATGAGCCTGAAAGAGGATTACAACGTTTCAGTGCTGCTCATCGAGCACGACATGAGCCTCGTGATGGACATTTCCGACCGGATTACCGTCATCAACCAGGGGCGCCCCCTGGCCAGCGGTACCCCCGACGAAGTTCGCCAGAACGACGACGTGATCAAAGCTTATCTGGGCGAGGCCTGAGGAATAACCATGCTAGTACTGGAAAACGTTCATACGCATTACGGCAAAATCGAGGCTTTGCACGGTGTCTCGGTTGAAGTGAACAAGGGGGAGATTGTTTCGTTGATTGGCGCCAACGGTGCCGGTAAAACCACTCTGCTGATGACGGTCTGCGGAAACCCGCAAGCCAGTTCCGGGCGCATTATTTTGGAAGGCAAAGACATCACCCACGACGCCACCTCCACCATTATGCGCTCCGGCATTGCCATCGTGCCCGAAGGCCGGCGCGTGTTTTCCGGCCTGACGGTCGAAGAAAACCTGCATATGGGCGGGTTCTTCAACACCAAGGCCGAGATTCGCAAAAGCCAGGATCACGTTTACGAGCTGTTCCCCCGGCTCAAGGAGCGGGAAAACCAACGAGCCGGCACCATGTCAGGCGGTGAGCAGCAAATGCTTGCCATTGGTCGGGCCCTGATGAGTAAGCCCAAGATGATCATTCTGGACGAGCCGTCGCTGGGCTTGGCGCCGATCATCATTCAGCAGATCTTCGAGATCATCGGCCATTTGCGAGACGAGGGCATCACCGTGTTTCTTGTTGAGCAGAACGCGCATCAAGCGCTGAACCTGGCCGACCGGGGCTATGTCCTCGAAACCGGAAAAATCCGGCTACACGATACCGGCAAGAACTTGCTGAGCAACCCGGAAGTTCGGGAGGCGTATCTGGGGGGCTGACCAGCCCCATCAAAAAAGCCGGAGCAGGGTTAAACCCCTCTCCGGCTTTTTTTTGCCAATCACGAAGCTTATTTGATGCTTCGGATGGTGCCTTTGTAACCTTCAACTTTTACGTCGATGGTGCCAAAGAAGCCGTAGCCTTCCTGCTTGATGGTGTAGCGAGGTGCTACGATCACATCAGCGCCGGACTCGGTAATGGCGTTGTAAGCTGCTGCAGACTTCACTTTTTCAGTCAAAGAAGCGCCGCCCAGTGAAAGCAGAGAACCGCCACCGTTAGCACCGTAAGCAACACCGTCAGCGTATTCGTGCTCGGCACCCAGAGTCAGCAGACCAAACAGCTGAGTAACAGAGGATTCGCCAGTGATCTTTTCGCCAACTTCGATGTCAGCTTTTACGTCAGTGGCAACAACACCGGTCAGGGGCAGAGAAGGAGCACTGGTGTTCAGTGAGCTACAACCAGTCAACGCGCCGGCCATTACAAGGCTTGAGGCAATAAGCAATTTTTTCACAATCATGTCTCCATGTGTCTTTATAGGTCGCCATCTTGGCGGGCGGAACTATACGGAACCCGGCCTTCTATGACAAGAAAACATAACTCCGAACTTTATAATCAAATTAGTAATAAGAACCTGTTCATAAAATTGGGCTAAGTACCTCGTATAGTTTGCGTTTTTGCAAATTTGTCTATACTTACCTGAGCGGTTTGCAAGCTGGGCTTTCACCCTCGGGCCGTTCTCATCTAATAAATGATCAGCCTTACGTTTAGGCGTTTTGTGACGAGAGAAAAACCACACAAGGAGTGGATAATGAAAAAACTGATCGCAGGTGCAATTCTTCTAGGTGCTTCTTCTATGGCCTTCGCGCAGCCGGGCTGTGGTGTCGGTGCCATGATCTGGAAGGGACAGTCTGGCATTGCTCCACACGTGCTGGCAGCGACCACCAACGGAACCTTTGGTAACCAGACCTTTGGTATGACCACCGGTACTTTGGGTTGCTCCACCAACCAGTCCGTGCAATCTATGGCTATGTACATGGACAGCAACATCGACAAGGTTGCCCGTGACATGTCCCGCGGCTCCGGTGAAAACCTGGACACTCTCGCCGTACTTCTTGGCGTAGAAGAAGCGGACCGCGCTGACTTCCGTCAGGTACTGCAGGATAACTTCGCAACCATCTTCCCGAACTCTGAAACCACTTCTGGCGAAGCGGTAGACGC
This window encodes:
- a CDS encoding AraC family transcriptional regulator gives rise to the protein MTTVSIVSSQPTVPGTYVLLLMDVAERWNISADKLLAGEGLQPEDCLRNGFRLPRDNFANLIERAVSLTGEPGIGFLLGLQMRVSCHGVIGQAAMVARTLGEALEIARAYFDMPSSDLQLRIDREAGHGGDMVRLSLGERDERYRLSEVGAQFLLTGFAAMAEALTGRKLKGEGVIRFPRPPYMDRYDHLVAGKLHFDGAFNGFIFDASILDYPLVMSDPVAARIAREQCKEELGRLGGGRSLARQVRDLVFDEELGFASMEEVAEKLNTTPRTLQRRLQAEGVVFRQLVESIRRHHAERLLLLNQKSIGEVSDLLGYSDVTNFSRAFRRWAGCSPRDYLKQRVAR
- a CDS encoding fatty acid desaturase codes for the protein MSLDPSTMTDAQKTDHIRKTILEEGRALRRRHPWLEKHQNLIGAAIMVVSLLGMITSGTLYVMDIIPWWLCIPVTAIFASFIHELEHDLIHLMYFKNRPWANKLMLAVGWVARASTVSPFVRRNLHLHHHKYSGTESDLEERGITNGERWGLRRLLMTGDNMMAVLMRPLTMQRAVKAYIRSQKPESRGEVQKMRIQQLLAYAPLGNLYYLLFHGWIAIHVVLFSAQVAGSPITLTGEFASALGVLNTFAVVYMLPSFLRTFCLHFISSNIHYYGDVEARNVMQQCQVLNPWWLLPMQAFCFNFGSTHAIHHFAVREPFYIRQWTAPAAHKVMREMGVRFNDYGTFFRGNRFSQETSSFPV
- a CDS encoding BrnA antitoxin family protein: MRDEYDFSGAKRNPYAKALKKQITIRVDEDALGYFKALAEELGVPYQSLINLYLRDCAQSRRKPDLHWK
- a CDS encoding BrnT family toxin translates to MNFEWDERKALINQDKHGVSFHEARTVFYDEYGLIIPDPDHSELEDRFLIMGRSESLRLLVVCHCYRQDDQTIRLISARKATKHESGYYRAGRRGL
- the lon gene encoding endopeptidase La encodes the protein MNDENRKDSLEEFEDDVTEYIGKDENSKSLILPQQARPRRMYVLPVSNRPFFPAQVQPVVVNQNPWQETLKRVGETEHKVLGICFVEDPESETGIPASDDLETMGCAVKVHHAQSEGGKVQFIAQGMQRFKIVQWLRRRPPYLVEVEYPEEPEEPADELKAYTLAIISAIKELLRTNPLYGEEVKQYLSRFGPEDSSPLADFGASMTSAPGRELQDVLDTVPLLRRMERVLLLMRKEQEVARLQSEINEEVNEKVQKHQREFFLREQLKVIQRELGIAKDDKTADVERFEERMAKLNPPDAVQDRFKDEIQKLQVLEQGSPEYGVTRNYLDWITQVPWGVHSEDHFDLAEARRILDRDHDGLDDVKDRIIEFLAEGTFKGEVSGSILLLVGPPGVGKTSIGRSVADALGREFYRFSVGGMRDEAEIKGHRRTYIGAMPGKFVQALKDSKVANPVIMLDEIDKIGSSYQGDPASALLETLDPEQNKEFLDHYLDVRMDLSKVLFVCTANQLDTIPRPLLDRMDVIRLSGYIGEEKLAIAKHYLIPRLLKRAGLLKKQLNISDAAVRQVIEGYAREAGVRSLEKLLHKIIRKGIVKLLENPDEPVRVGVADLVSYLGQPAFRKEKSLKGTGVVTGLAWTAMGGATLSIEASRVHTHHRGFKLTGQLGDVMRESAEIAYSYVASNLKRFKGDPSFFEKSFVHLHVPEGATPKDGPSAGVTMATALLSIARREAPQQNIAMTGELTLTGQVLPVGGIREKVIAARRQKISNLILPEANRGDYEELPDYLKEGLTVNFAKNYNDVFQVCFGNKPKSGSSVH
- a CDS encoding MarR family winged helix-turn-helix transcriptional regulator; this encodes MDSYEQVLVALRRVIRATDLHSKRLSKHAGLTGPQLLIMRTIRDLGEVTIGTIAENVSLSQATVTTILDRLEHRKLVYRVRSTKDKRKVHAHLTEDGADLLARAPNPLQEDFIEKFQNLAEWEQTMILSSLQRVAHMMNADDIDASPVLTVGSVLKDDGWKEKT
- a CDS encoding tetratricopeptide repeat protein, producing MIRHYLAFILALIFAGHLHAQGQELGPDKELTAEDLEESIKTLEKPMYTPFVELYLLDETKALRQDMQNTRAELIEKVVEKELSVADKSMSYAADTVTYFFYLIAGATSILVVIGWNSIRDMRHQLTGLAEERVNELVVEYEKRLKAIEVQLQQKSEIIHQNQAEIELTNEVHALWLKASQETSQQNKINTYDQILELRPDDVEALSYKADAVLEIQEPLWAISLCNRALKLAPDNGHALYQLACAFAEIGRWEDAVANLAKAIEISEAYRDDASVDPSFEQLHDHENFKNLVYIDGDDPEDA